Proteins co-encoded in one Neodiprion lecontei isolate iyNeoLeco1 chromosome 3, iyNeoLeco1.1, whole genome shotgun sequence genomic window:
- the LOC107224707 gene encoding uncharacterized protein LOC107224707 isoform X2: MKTRYCQFQLTLSDQCCGVGGGGASTGPQPPQLQGTNTRTTIMQDPVLETILEQMREAEARRAELERQHAETQAQLRDKLAGRYPGPESVEALQSKIRELEKKTELQMVRHEELSLELTSLRRARSRGPVASNVTSTVPMSTWPPAGSEIDRIIAKIEQDNSLSKTSASRILHELDHSRSNVTTQQPSGSQSILRSSSENLPNLGQHQHPPHPHALNLGLPSQTSHYAGSPMPLTPMMPGCPPLTPNGPPYHYSEPIPPAPSLSTSQSQPAFQQKLQQYQQQQQQQQHELSSSHSQGTLPSQQKQLQTHTQFSGSQYQESYPHTQTYQQPIQQQQHPVSTSYLTSATGGQNVMPHYTQPSQTNQGYQLNGTQQQTTYPTLSMTSHPNGTYNSVTTSYASQLTHHNYSGPHTSIPQTTLSSLPPYSTTTPAYHSTLGTLTSSSQNMLPFSTGQSTFSTAGSNYSTVGTNAYGTSGVNTGPTSSGLLQAIGDPLQAMQQLSAQSQASQLQQQAIIHQIQQSLRASSPTATGSTGHHFLGPRQMPKIPTGILSNPMDRLTNDNMVSEGQVDMLDIPGKGRCYVYIARFSYEPFQHSPNENPEAELPVQGGDYLLVWGQPDDDGFLDAETLDGRRGLVPANFVQKLVGDDLLEFHQAVLGLRDVDDAASTNIPQCYLQDIDLELAALEEGNRNRQAELSAYAELDNIADEDEQEPPEVYLFSDLVPAPQHLTLERQLNKSVLIGWTAPQENSHHLESYHVYVDGVLKVTVKATERTRALVEGVDSTRPHRISVRSVTHSRRTSRDAACTMVIGKDVAMGPTAVKASNVTATSAVISWLPSNSNHQHVVCVNNVEVRTVKPGVYRHTITGLAPSTIYRVTVKAKNLRATHFEDQNTQSANALACHVHFKTLPKGLPDPPVDIQVEAGPQDGTLLVTWQPVALNGSAVTGYAVYADGKKVTDVDSPTGDHALIDIHKLMGLNPKHVTVRTKSRESQSGDSCATAIPCSVLRGGPHLHGPHGPDLNQQQIANQEDPNRRVTNMNQRYPSAPVPPHMRRHGTTRVDSHGQVVIETDENLSDKEIYPGQSIPQIGVPEITKDSASEANYSEEEDPSRRGRNMPPHHGHHRYNNPGIPAGPTHRGGRPTGGPRPQDPYYDQSGNQRGRGPVYRSGRGASQAQGGGAGGPHHAPTGAQQINKRTRWFVALFDYDPTTMSPNPDACEEELPFSEGETIKVYGEKDGDGFYWGECRGRRGYVPHNMVEELKDQGPNSGVAVRRTGQGCGQGDRWGDIYANMPVKKMIALYDYDPQELSPNVDAEQVELSFQTGNEIYVYGEMDDDGFYMGELDGVRGLVPSNFLTEAPGQAQTQGQGQGQQPPGSRRAPGQGQGPGARGPPPPPREPPPPGHRRPKDASACIVPVSVPVCHLDSRQQQQQQLPSLMNNQHQQNNPPPHLAYQQANNHSYTTVTTSNQHGPNHPPPGGVMGSHNPHQVGQGSVPPHLQQQGRGRGVGNRVVGSNAAGVLQGPPPHLQQNEYPTQQQQQQQHQQQQQQQQGPSQQYSQQNPQNQNYSQPNQGYQQNQGYSQQNQNFNPQNQQFPQPNQGYQQNQGYGQMNQQYSQQNQSSSISGPQGTSKPMRGIPTVIPTAQSKTQADGQAQQPAPAAGPNLMQKFTEMAGASAGGDILSKGKELIFMKFGLGK, encoded by the exons ATGAAGACTCGTTATTGTCAGTTTCAACTTACGCTCAGTGATCAG TGCTGCGGCGTTGGAGGTGGAGGGGCATCGACGGGGCCCCAGCCGCCACAACTGCAGGGGACCAACACAAGAACCACCATCATGCAAGACCCCGTCCTTGAAACTATCCTCGAG CAAATGCGAGAGGCCGAGGCCCGCAGAGCAGAATTGGAGAGGCAACATGCGGAGACGCAGGCGCAGTTACGTGACAAGTTAGCTGGCCGGTATCCAGGACCAGAGTCTGTTGAAGCACTGCAATCGAAGATTAGGGAACtcgaaaagaaaacagaacTCCAGATGGTTAGACACGAAGAACTGTCCCTAGAGCTGACCAGCTTGAGACGGGCACGTAGCAGAGGACCGGTTGCTAGCAACGTGACTTCAACAGTCCCTATGTCCACGTGGCCCCCTGCTGGTTCTGAAATTGATCGAATTATTGCCAAAATTGAACAGGACAACAG CTTAAGTAAAACCAGTGCCAGTAGGATTCTGCACGAGTTGGATCATTCGAGGAGCAACGTGACAACTCAACAGCCTTCTGGTTCCCAAAGTATATTACGTTCAAGTTCAGAAAATCTTCCCAACTTGGGGCAACATCAGCACCCTCCACATCCGCATGCATTAAACCTTGGTCTACCGTCACAAACATCACAC TACGCTGGCTCTCCGATGCCATTAACACCAATGATGCCTGGCTGTCCACCGTTAACACCAAATGGTCCACCGTACCACTACAGCGAGCCGATTCCACCTGCACCATCTCTTTCAACTAGCCAATCACAGCCTGCGTTTCAGCAGAAGCTACAACAATatcagcaacaacaacagcaacagcagcacgAACTATCAAGCTCGCACTCACAAGGCACCCTACCGTCTCAACAGAAACAACTACAAACACACACGCAGTTTTCCGGCAGTCAATATCAAGAAAGTTATCCACATACACAAACGTACCAACAACCAatacagcaacaacaacatccTGTTTCAACTTCGTACTTAACTTCTGCTACCGGAGGTCAGAATGTCATGCCTCATTATACGCAACCGAGTCAGACAAATCAAGGCTATCAACTCAACGGTACTCAACAG CAGACAACATACCCAACGCTGTCCATGACTTCTCATCCCAATGGAACTTACAACTCTGTAACAACCAGTTATGCATCGCAACTGACTCATCACAACTATTCTGGACCACATACAAGTATCCCCCAGACAACACTTTCTTCTCTTCCACCATATTCGACAACAACACCTGCCTATCACTCAACATTGGGTACCTTGACTAGCTCCTCACAAAATATGCTTCCTTTTTCAACTGGGCAGAGCACGTTTTCGACTGCTGGTTCTAACTACTCTACAGTTGGAACAAATGCATACGGCACGTCAGGAGTGAACACAG GTCCTACTTCAAGTGGCTTATTACAAGCTATAGGAGATCCCCTCCAAGCTATGCAACAGTTGTCGGCGCAGTCACAAGCTAGCCAACTCCAACAACAAGCTATTATACATCAAATTCAACAGAGCTTGCGAGCCAGCTCGCCAACCGCCACTGGATCAACTGGTCACCACTTTTTGGGACCGAGACAAATGCCAAAAATCCCAACAGGCATTTTATCCAATCCAATGGATCGTCTGACTAATGACAATATGGTGTCTGAAGGACAAGTGGACATGTTAGATATTCCTGGAAAAGGCAGGTGTTATGTTTACATCGCACGGTTCAGCTACGAACCTTTCCAGCATTCGCCTAATGAAAACCCTGAAGCTGAGTTGCCTGTACAAGGCGGAGATTATCTTTTGGTATGGGGACAGCCTGACGACGATGGTTTTCTTGATGCAGAGACGCTAGATGGTCGACGAGGCCTCGTACCAGCAAATTTCGTTCAAAAATTGGTAGGAGATGATCTCTTAGAATTTCATCAAGCTGTTCTGGGACTCAGAGATGTTGATGATGCCGCTTCCACTAATATACCGCAA TGTTACCTGCAGGACATTGACTTGGAGTTAGCAGCACTAGAAGAGGGCAACCGTAACCGTCAAGCAGAATTATCTGCCTATGCAGAGCTGGACAACATTGCTGATGAAGATGAACAAGAGCCACCAG AAGTCTACCTGTTTTCGGACCTAGTACCGGCGCCACAACACCTCACCCTTGAACGTCAGCTGAACAAGAGTGTGCTGATTGGTTGGACTGCGCCGCAAGAGAATTCTCATCACCTCGAGTCATACCATGTCTACGTAGATGGAGTCCTTAAGGTCACTGTCAAAGCTACTGAGAGAACTAGAGCATTGGTCGAAGGAGTTGATTCCACAAGG CCACACAGGATAAGTGTTCGATCTGTAACACACTCTCGGCGGACGTCGCGGGATGCTGCATGTACTATGGTGATTGGTAAAGACGTTGCTATGGGACCGACTGCAGTTAAGGCGTCAAACGTTACTGCAACTAGTGCCGTCATTTCATGGTTACCAAGCAACAGTAATCATCAGCATGTCGTTTGCGTCAATAATGTTGAAGTTAGAACTGTGAAACCTGGAGTCTACCGTCACACAATAACTGGCCTAGCTCCATCCACAATATACAGAGTAACTGTTAAGGCAAAGAACTTGAGGGCTACACACTTTGAAGATCAGAATACACAGTCAGCTAATGCATTGGCCTGTCACGTCCACTTCAAGACTCTGCCTAAGGGACTGCCTGATCCTCCGGTCGATATACAG GTGGAGGCAGGACCGCAGGACGGCACTTTGCTAGTGACCTGGCAGCCTGTTGCCCTAAACGGTTCGGCCGTCACCGGTTATGCGGTTTACGCGGATGGTAAAAAAGTTACAGACGTTGACAGTCCAACTGGAGATCACGCTTTGATTGACATACACAAATTGATGGGTCTCAACCCTAAACATGTAACAGTGAGAACAAAAAGTAGAGAAAGTCAGTCTGGAGACAGTTGTGCAACTGCGATTCCGTGTAGCGTTCTCAGAGGAGGCCCCCATTTGCATGGCCCTCACGGGCCTGACCTCAACCAGCAACAAATAGCCAACCAAGAAGACCCTAACCGTAGAGTTACAAATATGAATCAACGTTATCCGAGTGCACCTGTACCTCCACATATGAGGAGGCACGGCACAACCAGGGTGGATTCACATGGTCAAGTAGTTATCGAGACTGACGAAAATCTCTCGGATAAAGAAATATATCCTGGGCAGAGTATACCGCAGATAG GTGTTCCAGAAATCACAAAAGATTCAGCTAGTGAAGCAAATTATAGCGAGGAAGAAGATCCgtctcgaagaggaagaaatatGCCTCCACATCACGGCCATCACAGATACAATAATCCAGGGATTCCTGCTGGACCAACTCACAGAGGGGGTAGACCTACCGGAGGCCCTAGACCTCAGGATCCATACTACGATCAATcag GTAACCAAAGGGGAAGGGGTCCAGTGTATCGAAGTGGACGAGGAGCAAGTCAGGCTCAAGGTGGAGGTGCTGGTGGACCACATCACGCGCCTACTGGGGCTCAGCAAATTAACAAACGGACCAGGTGGTTTGTAGCTCTATTTGACTATGATCCTACTACAATGTCGCCAAACCCTGATGCCTGCGAAGAAGAGTTACCTTTCAGCGAGGGTGAAACAATCAAG GTTTATGGGGAAAAAGATGGTGATGGATTTTATTGGGGTGAGTGTAGAGGCCGAAGAGGTTATGTACCCCACAATATGGTCGAAGAATTGAAGGATCAAGGTCCAAATTCAGGCGTTGCTGTTCGGCGAACTGGCCAAGGTTGTGGTCAGGGAGACAGGTGGGGTGATATATACGCCAATATGCCTGTAAAGAAGATGATCGCCCTTTATGACTATGACCCTCAAGAACTTTCGCCAAATGTTGACGCTGAG CAAGTGGAACTGAGCTTTCAAACTGGCAATGAGATCTATGTCTATGGGGAAATGGATGATGATGGATTCTATATGGGCGAACTGGATGGAGTACGTGGACTAGTTCCCAGTAACTTCCTCACAGAAGCACCTGGTCAAGCACAAACCCAAGGCCAAGGCCAGGGTCAACAGCCTCCTGGCAGTAGAAGAGCTCCCGGGCAAGGTCAAGGTCCAGGTGCACGAGGTCCGCCACCTCCTCCTAGGGAACCTCCTCCACCTGGCCATCGTCGCCCAAAAG ATGCGTCTGCCTGCATTGTGCCTGTGTCTGTCCCTGTCTGTCACTTAGACTCtagacaacaacaacaacaacaactacCATCACTAATGAACAACCAACACCAACAAAACAATCCACCACCGCATCTAGCCTATCAACAAGCGAACAACCACAGCTACACGACTGTAACCACGTCTAATCAGCACGGACCTAATCACCCACCCCCTGGGGGTGTCATGGGCTCCCATAACCCCCATCAGGTGGGCCAAGGGTCTGTCCCACCCCACCTTCAGCAGCAG gggagggggagaggcGTGGGCAATCGAGTCGTTGGTAGTAATGCAGCGGGGGTTCTTCAAGGTCCACCACCGCACTTGCAGCAAAATGAATATCCGacacagcagcaacagcaacagcaacaccaacaacagcaacagcaacaacaaggaCCTAGTCAACAGTATTCCCAACAAAATCCACAAAACCAAAACTACAGTCAACCAAATCAAGGCTATCAACAAAACCAAGGCTACAGCCAACAGAACCAAAACTTCAATCCACAGAATCAACAATTTCCACAGCCAAACCAAGGATACCAACAAAATCAGGGATACGGGCAAATGAACCAACAGTATTCGCAACAAAACCAGAGCTCGTCCATCTCAGGACCTCAAGGCACTAGTAAACCTATGCGAGGTATACCAACCGTTATACCTACTGCCCAAAGTAAGACTCAGGCTGATGGTCAAGCTCAACAACCAGCCCCAGCTGCTGGACCAAATCTAATGCAAAAATTCACAGAAATGGCAGGGGCTAGTGCAGGTGGAGATATATTGTCGAAAGGCAAGGAACTTATCTTCATGAAGTTCGGGTTGGGGAAGTGA
- the LOC107224707 gene encoding uncharacterized protein LOC107224707 isoform X4, whose translation MKTRYCQFQLTLSDQCCGVGGGGASTGPQPPQLQGTNTRTTIMQDPVLETILEQMREAEARRAELERQHAETQAQLRDKLAGRYPGPESVEALQSKIRELEKKTELQMVRHEELSLELTSLRRARSRGPVASNVTSTVPMSTWPPAGSEIDRIIAKIEQDNSLSKTSASRILHELDHSRSNVTTQQPSGSQSILRSSSENLPNLGQHQHPPHPHALNLGLPSQTSHYAGSPMPLTPMMPGCPPLTPNGPPYHYSEPIPPAPSLSTSQSQPAFQQKLQQYQQQQQQQQHELSSSHSQGTLPSQQKQLQTHTQFSGSQYQESYPHTQTYQQPIQQQQHPVSTSYLTSATGGQNVMPHYTQPSQTNQGYQLNGTQQQTTYPTLSMTSHPNGTYNSVTTSYASQLTHHNYSGPHTSIPQTTLSSLPPYSTTTPAYHSTLGTLTSSSQNMLPFSTGQSTFSTAGSNYSTVGTNAYGTSGVNTGPTSSGLLQAIGDPLQAMQQLSAQSQASQLQQQAIIHQIQQSLRASSPTATGSTGHHFLGPRQMPKIPTGILSNPMDRLTNDNMVSEGQVDMLDIPGKGRCYVYIARFSYEPFQHSPNENPEAELPVQGGDYLLVWGQPDDDGFLDAETLDGRRGLVPANFVQKLVGDDLLEFHQAVLGLRDVDDAASTNIPQCYLQDIDLELAALEEGNRNRQAELSAYAELDNIADEDEQEPPVPAPQHLTLERQLNKSVLIGWTAPQENSHHLESYHVYVDGVLKVTVKATERTRALVEGVDSTRPHRISVRSVTHSRRTSRDAACTMVIGKDVAMGPTAVKASNVTATSAVISWLPSNSNHQHVVCVNNVEVRTVKPGVYRHTITGLAPSTIYRVTVKAKNLRATHFEDQNTQSANALACHVHFKTLPKGLPDPPVDIQVEAGPQDGTLLVTWQPVALNGSAVTGYAVYADGKKVTDVDSPTGDHALIDIHKLMGLNPKHVTVRTKSRESQSGDSCATAIPCSVLRGGPHLHGPHGPDLNQQQIANQEDPNRRVTNMNQRYPSAPVPPHMRRHGTTRVDSHGQVVIETDENLSDKEIYPGQSIPQIGVPEITKDSASEANYSEEEDPSRRGRNMPPHHGHHRYNNPGIPAGPTHRGGRPTGGPRPQDPYYDQSAGNQRGRGPVYRSGRGASQAQGGGAGGPHHAPTGAQQINKRTRWFVALFDYDPTTMSPNPDACEEELPFSEGETIKVYGEKDGDGFYWGECRGRRGYVPHNMVEELKDQGPNSGVAVRRTGQGCGQGDRWGDIYANMPVKKMIALYDYDPQELSPNVDAEQVELSFQTGNEIYVYGEMDDDGFYMGELDGVRGLVPSNFLTEAPGQAQTQGQGQGQQPPGSRRAPGQGQGPGARGPPPPPREPPPPGHRRPKDASACIVPVSVPVCHLDSRQQQQQQLPSLMNNQHQQNNPPPHLAYQQANNHSYTTVTTSNQHGPNHPPPGGVMGSHNPHQVGQGSVPPHLQQQGRGRGVGNRVVGSNAAGVLQGPPPHLQQNEYPTQQQQQQQHQQQQQQQQGPSQQYSQQNPQNQNYSQPNQGYQQNQGYSQQNQNFNPQNQQFPQPNQGYQQNQGYGQMNQQYSQQNQSSSISGPQGTSKPMRGIPTVIPTAQSKTQADGQAQQPAPAAGPNLMQKFTEMAGASAGGDILSKGKELIFMKFGLGK comes from the exons ATGAAGACTCGTTATTGTCAGTTTCAACTTACGCTCAGTGATCAG TGCTGCGGCGTTGGAGGTGGAGGGGCATCGACGGGGCCCCAGCCGCCACAACTGCAGGGGACCAACACAAGAACCACCATCATGCAAGACCCCGTCCTTGAAACTATCCTCGAG CAAATGCGAGAGGCCGAGGCCCGCAGAGCAGAATTGGAGAGGCAACATGCGGAGACGCAGGCGCAGTTACGTGACAAGTTAGCTGGCCGGTATCCAGGACCAGAGTCTGTTGAAGCACTGCAATCGAAGATTAGGGAACtcgaaaagaaaacagaacTCCAGATGGTTAGACACGAAGAACTGTCCCTAGAGCTGACCAGCTTGAGACGGGCACGTAGCAGAGGACCGGTTGCTAGCAACGTGACTTCAACAGTCCCTATGTCCACGTGGCCCCCTGCTGGTTCTGAAATTGATCGAATTATTGCCAAAATTGAACAGGACAACAG CTTAAGTAAAACCAGTGCCAGTAGGATTCTGCACGAGTTGGATCATTCGAGGAGCAACGTGACAACTCAACAGCCTTCTGGTTCCCAAAGTATATTACGTTCAAGTTCAGAAAATCTTCCCAACTTGGGGCAACATCAGCACCCTCCACATCCGCATGCATTAAACCTTGGTCTACCGTCACAAACATCACAC TACGCTGGCTCTCCGATGCCATTAACACCAATGATGCCTGGCTGTCCACCGTTAACACCAAATGGTCCACCGTACCACTACAGCGAGCCGATTCCACCTGCACCATCTCTTTCAACTAGCCAATCACAGCCTGCGTTTCAGCAGAAGCTACAACAATatcagcaacaacaacagcaacagcagcacgAACTATCAAGCTCGCACTCACAAGGCACCCTACCGTCTCAACAGAAACAACTACAAACACACACGCAGTTTTCCGGCAGTCAATATCAAGAAAGTTATCCACATACACAAACGTACCAACAACCAatacagcaacaacaacatccTGTTTCAACTTCGTACTTAACTTCTGCTACCGGAGGTCAGAATGTCATGCCTCATTATACGCAACCGAGTCAGACAAATCAAGGCTATCAACTCAACGGTACTCAACAG CAGACAACATACCCAACGCTGTCCATGACTTCTCATCCCAATGGAACTTACAACTCTGTAACAACCAGTTATGCATCGCAACTGACTCATCACAACTATTCTGGACCACATACAAGTATCCCCCAGACAACACTTTCTTCTCTTCCACCATATTCGACAACAACACCTGCCTATCACTCAACATTGGGTACCTTGACTAGCTCCTCACAAAATATGCTTCCTTTTTCAACTGGGCAGAGCACGTTTTCGACTGCTGGTTCTAACTACTCTACAGTTGGAACAAATGCATACGGCACGTCAGGAGTGAACACAG GTCCTACTTCAAGTGGCTTATTACAAGCTATAGGAGATCCCCTCCAAGCTATGCAACAGTTGTCGGCGCAGTCACAAGCTAGCCAACTCCAACAACAAGCTATTATACATCAAATTCAACAGAGCTTGCGAGCCAGCTCGCCAACCGCCACTGGATCAACTGGTCACCACTTTTTGGGACCGAGACAAATGCCAAAAATCCCAACAGGCATTTTATCCAATCCAATGGATCGTCTGACTAATGACAATATGGTGTCTGAAGGACAAGTGGACATGTTAGATATTCCTGGAAAAGGCAGGTGTTATGTTTACATCGCACGGTTCAGCTACGAACCTTTCCAGCATTCGCCTAATGAAAACCCTGAAGCTGAGTTGCCTGTACAAGGCGGAGATTATCTTTTGGTATGGGGACAGCCTGACGACGATGGTTTTCTTGATGCAGAGACGCTAGATGGTCGACGAGGCCTCGTACCAGCAAATTTCGTTCAAAAATTGGTAGGAGATGATCTCTTAGAATTTCATCAAGCTGTTCTGGGACTCAGAGATGTTGATGATGCCGCTTCCACTAATATACCGCAA TGTTACCTGCAGGACATTGACTTGGAGTTAGCAGCACTAGAAGAGGGCAACCGTAACCGTCAAGCAGAATTATCTGCCTATGCAGAGCTGGACAACATTGCTGATGAAGATGAACAAGAGCCACCAG TACCGGCGCCACAACACCTCACCCTTGAACGTCAGCTGAACAAGAGTGTGCTGATTGGTTGGACTGCGCCGCAAGAGAATTCTCATCACCTCGAGTCATACCATGTCTACGTAGATGGAGTCCTTAAGGTCACTGTCAAAGCTACTGAGAGAACTAGAGCATTGGTCGAAGGAGTTGATTCCACAAGG CCACACAGGATAAGTGTTCGATCTGTAACACACTCTCGGCGGACGTCGCGGGATGCTGCATGTACTATGGTGATTGGTAAAGACGTTGCTATGGGACCGACTGCAGTTAAGGCGTCAAACGTTACTGCAACTAGTGCCGTCATTTCATGGTTACCAAGCAACAGTAATCATCAGCATGTCGTTTGCGTCAATAATGTTGAAGTTAGAACTGTGAAACCTGGAGTCTACCGTCACACAATAACTGGCCTAGCTCCATCCACAATATACAGAGTAACTGTTAAGGCAAAGAACTTGAGGGCTACACACTTTGAAGATCAGAATACACAGTCAGCTAATGCATTGGCCTGTCACGTCCACTTCAAGACTCTGCCTAAGGGACTGCCTGATCCTCCGGTCGATATACAG GTGGAGGCAGGACCGCAGGACGGCACTTTGCTAGTGACCTGGCAGCCTGTTGCCCTAAACGGTTCGGCCGTCACCGGTTATGCGGTTTACGCGGATGGTAAAAAAGTTACAGACGTTGACAGTCCAACTGGAGATCACGCTTTGATTGACATACACAAATTGATGGGTCTCAACCCTAAACATGTAACAGTGAGAACAAAAAGTAGAGAAAGTCAGTCTGGAGACAGTTGTGCAACTGCGATTCCGTGTAGCGTTCTCAGAGGAGGCCCCCATTTGCATGGCCCTCACGGGCCTGACCTCAACCAGCAACAAATAGCCAACCAAGAAGACCCTAACCGTAGAGTTACAAATATGAATCAACGTTATCCGAGTGCACCTGTACCTCCACATATGAGGAGGCACGGCACAACCAGGGTGGATTCACATGGTCAAGTAGTTATCGAGACTGACGAAAATCTCTCGGATAAAGAAATATATCCTGGGCAGAGTATACCGCAGATAG GTGTTCCAGAAATCACAAAAGATTCAGCTAGTGAAGCAAATTATAGCGAGGAAGAAGATCCgtctcgaagaggaagaaatatGCCTCCACATCACGGCCATCACAGATACAATAATCCAGGGATTCCTGCTGGACCAACTCACAGAGGGGGTAGACCTACCGGAGGCCCTAGACCTCAGGATCCATACTACGATCAATcag CAGGTAACCAAAGGGGAAGGGGTCCAGTGTATCGAAGTGGACGAGGAGCAAGTCAGGCTCAAGGTGGAGGTGCTGGTGGACCACATCACGCGCCTACTGGGGCTCAGCAAATTAACAAACGGACCAGGTGGTTTGTAGCTCTATTTGACTATGATCCTACTACAATGTCGCCAAACCCTGATGCCTGCGAAGAAGAGTTACCTTTCAGCGAGGGTGAAACAATCAAG GTTTATGGGGAAAAAGATGGTGATGGATTTTATTGGGGTGAGTGTAGAGGCCGAAGAGGTTATGTACCCCACAATATGGTCGAAGAATTGAAGGATCAAGGTCCAAATTCAGGCGTTGCTGTTCGGCGAACTGGCCAAGGTTGTGGTCAGGGAGACAGGTGGGGTGATATATACGCCAATATGCCTGTAAAGAAGATGATCGCCCTTTATGACTATGACCCTCAAGAACTTTCGCCAAATGTTGACGCTGAG CAAGTGGAACTGAGCTTTCAAACTGGCAATGAGATCTATGTCTATGGGGAAATGGATGATGATGGATTCTATATGGGCGAACTGGATGGAGTACGTGGACTAGTTCCCAGTAACTTCCTCACAGAAGCACCTGGTCAAGCACAAACCCAAGGCCAAGGCCAGGGTCAACAGCCTCCTGGCAGTAGAAGAGCTCCCGGGCAAGGTCAAGGTCCAGGTGCACGAGGTCCGCCACCTCCTCCTAGGGAACCTCCTCCACCTGGCCATCGTCGCCCAAAAG ATGCGTCTGCCTGCATTGTGCCTGTGTCTGTCCCTGTCTGTCACTTAGACTCtagacaacaacaacaacaacaactacCATCACTAATGAACAACCAACACCAACAAAACAATCCACCACCGCATCTAGCCTATCAACAAGCGAACAACCACAGCTACACGACTGTAACCACGTCTAATCAGCACGGACCTAATCACCCACCCCCTGGGGGTGTCATGGGCTCCCATAACCCCCATCAGGTGGGCCAAGGGTCTGTCCCACCCCACCTTCAGCAGCAG gggagggggagaggcGTGGGCAATCGAGTCGTTGGTAGTAATGCAGCGGGGGTTCTTCAAGGTCCACCACCGCACTTGCAGCAAAATGAATATCCGacacagcagcaacagcaacagcaacaccaacaacagcaacagcaacaacaaggaCCTAGTCAACAGTATTCCCAACAAAATCCACAAAACCAAAACTACAGTCAACCAAATCAAGGCTATCAACAAAACCAAGGCTACAGCCAACAGAACCAAAACTTCAATCCACAGAATCAACAATTTCCACAGCCAAACCAAGGATACCAACAAAATCAGGGATACGGGCAAATGAACCAACAGTATTCGCAACAAAACCAGAGCTCGTCCATCTCAGGACCTCAAGGCACTAGTAAACCTATGCGAGGTATACCAACCGTTATACCTACTGCCCAAAGTAAGACTCAGGCTGATGGTCAAGCTCAACAACCAGCCCCAGCTGCTGGACCAAATCTAATGCAAAAATTCACAGAAATGGCAGGGGCTAGTGCAGGTGGAGATATATTGTCGAAAGGCAAGGAACTTATCTTCATGAAGTTCGGGTTGGGGAAGTGA